A part of Paenibacillus sp. IHBB 10380 genomic DNA contains:
- the argF gene encoding ornithine carbamoyltransferase produces the protein MSKNETLETTINLKGRDFIELDDFTPEEIQYLIDLAIEIKRKQKNGEVYQPLLGKTIGLIFEKSSTRTRVSFEVGAFQLGAHALFLSKNDIQLGRGEIISDTAQVLSRYLDGIMIRTFGHENVIDLARYATVPVINGLSDLAHPCQVLADYQTVYEHKGKLKGLKLAYIGDGNNMAHSLMIGGVKLGVDVYVATPEGYEPDPTVVKECLEIAAQTGAKIVVTQSAEEAVKDADVIYTDVWASMGFEEEQKVREAVFANYQVNEQLVQGAKSDYLFLHCLPAHRGEEVSEGVIDGDHSVIFDQAENRLHAQKALMAALMG, from the coding sequence ATGAGTAAGAATGAAACATTGGAGACAACAATCAATCTCAAGGGCCGTGATTTCATCGAATTGGATGATTTCACACCCGAGGAAATTCAATATTTGATCGATTTAGCAATTGAAATTAAGCGCAAGCAGAAGAACGGTGAGGTATACCAACCTCTTTTGGGCAAGACAATTGGACTTATTTTTGAGAAATCTTCGACACGCACAAGGGTATCTTTTGAAGTTGGAGCGTTTCAACTAGGGGCTCATGCACTCTTCTTAAGTAAAAATGATATTCAACTGGGTCGTGGAGAAATTATTAGCGATACAGCGCAGGTATTGTCACGCTATCTTGATGGAATTATGATTCGTACGTTTGGTCATGAGAATGTGATCGACTTAGCTCGCTATGCGACAGTACCTGTCATTAACGGGTTGAGCGATTTGGCACATCCATGTCAAGTTCTTGCGGATTATCAGACGGTATATGAGCACAAGGGTAAGCTTAAGGGGCTGAAGCTGGCTTATATCGGCGATGGTAACAATATGGCCCATTCACTGATGATTGGTGGAGTTAAGCTGGGTGTCGATGTATACGTGGCTACTCCAGAAGGTTATGAGCCTGATCCTACGGTTGTGAAGGAATGTCTAGAAATTGCTGCTCAGACGGGTGCGAAGATAGTAGTTACGCAAAGTGCTGAGGAAGCAGTGAAAGATGCGGATGTGATCTATACAGACGTATGGGCGAGCATGGGATTTGAAGAAGAGCAGAAGGTTCGTGAAGCTGTTTTTGCTAATTATCAAGTGAACGAGCAACTGGTACAGGGTGCTAAGAGTGATTATCTCTTCTTGCATTGTCTACCTGCGCACCGCGGTGAAGAAGTAAGTGAGGGTGTTATTGACGGAGATCACTCGGTTATATTTGATCAAGCCGAGAACCGGCTGCATGCTCAGAAGGCATTGATGGCTGCTTTAATGGGATAA
- a CDS encoding acetylornithine transaminase, with product MGNEVQSSLFPTYARYPISLVKGQGSWLWDDQGNKYLDFMCGLAVTNLGHAPEKVKEKLKQQLDELWHVSNLFQIPNQEKAASLLTANSCADAVFFCNSGAEANEAAIKLSRRYHQKVKGTDRYEVITFEQSFHGRTLATLTATGQDKVKDGFLPLPAGFKTVPLHDLEALKAAIGDHTAAIMIEMVLAEGGVHPVQPEFVKAVAELCKQQGILLIVDEVQTGMGRTGKWFAHEHYGIEPDIFTVAKGIASGFPAGAMLGKEYLREAFTPGSHASTFGGTPIATAAIIATIETMLEDRIPERAAKISQYLMNQLNEKLAGIPFVNGVRGLGLIVGIECKEPVNEIVLEGQKRGLLFVTAGPNVIRLLPNLYVTEEEIDQALEILVDLIHDHTSVKKA from the coding sequence ATGGGTAATGAAGTGCAAAGTTCCTTGTTTCCAACGTATGCTAGATATCCAATTAGTTTGGTCAAAGGTCAAGGAAGCTGGTTATGGGATGATCAAGGGAATAAGTATTTAGATTTCATGTGTGGGCTTGCGGTAACGAATCTCGGTCATGCACCTGAGAAGGTGAAGGAGAAATTGAAACAGCAGCTTGATGAATTATGGCATGTATCTAACCTTTTTCAAATTCCGAATCAAGAGAAGGCAGCTAGCTTACTGACAGCTAACTCCTGCGCTGATGCAGTATTCTTCTGTAATAGTGGTGCCGAGGCGAACGAAGCGGCTATTAAACTTTCTCGTCGTTATCATCAGAAGGTAAAAGGGACAGATCGTTATGAAGTCATTACATTCGAGCAATCTTTCCATGGACGTACACTAGCTACATTAACGGCGACAGGTCAGGATAAGGTGAAGGATGGATTCTTACCTCTTCCAGCCGGCTTTAAGACAGTACCGTTACATGATTTGGAAGCTTTGAAGGCAGCGATTGGTGATCATACAGCAGCTATCATGATCGAAATGGTTCTTGCTGAAGGTGGTGTACATCCTGTCCAACCTGAGTTCGTGAAGGCCGTAGCTGAACTATGTAAACAACAAGGAATACTACTTATCGTAGATGAAGTTCAGACAGGGATGGGACGTACGGGTAAATGGTTTGCCCACGAGCACTATGGTATTGAACCCGACATCTTCACCGTTGCAAAAGGGATTGCTAGCGGATTCCCAGCGGGGGCTATGCTTGGCAAGGAGTATTTACGCGAAGCATTCACTCCGGGGAGTCATGCGTCGACCTTTGGTGGAACACCGATTGCAACAGCTGCCATTATTGCTACTATTGAGACAATGCTCGAAGATCGCATTCCTGAACGTGCTGCGAAGATCAGTCAATATTTGATGAATCAGCTGAATGAGAAATTAGCTGGTATACCTTTTGTAAATGGAGTGCGCGGACTAGGACTGATAGTAGGGATTGAATGCAAAGAGCCAGTCAATGAAATCGTGTTAGAAGGTCAGAAGCGGGGACTATTATTCGTAACAGCAGGACCGAACGTGATTCGTCTGTTGCCGAATCTATACGTAACCGAGGAAGAGATTGACCAAGCGCTTGAAATTTTAGTAGATCTTATTCACGATCATACATCAGTTAAGAAAGCTTAG
- the argB gene encoding acetylglutamate kinase, translated as MGTEIENQQKKNHHEVVSHGNFVMKCGGSTLAALPDSFFDDLRHLQQTGLQPVIVHGGGPAISDNLSKLGIESEFVNGLRKTTEDVLDVVEMVLAGSINKQIVRRIQNVGGRAIGLSGVDGSLIQAKPVVNSVEVGFVGDVTYVESSIIEGVLNMGYIPVIAPIGIDDSGQRYNINADTAAGAVASYLGVNRMIVVTDVPGIMKTVNDEKVVLESITVQEIEEMIATGEIYGGMIPKVRAAMSCIHGNVQEVVIVDGSVPQVLSRVMQGDTLGTRIVQEM; from the coding sequence ATGGGAACGGAAATAGAGAATCAACAAAAGAAGAACCATCATGAGGTTGTAAGCCATGGGAACTTTGTGATGAAGTGTGGCGGAAGTACACTTGCCGCTCTGCCTGATTCTTTCTTTGATGATTTAAGACACTTGCAGCAGACTGGGTTGCAACCTGTCATCGTTCATGGTGGAGGCCCTGCGATCTCTGACAATCTATCTAAGCTCGGAATTGAGAGCGAGTTCGTTAATGGACTACGTAAGACGACGGAGGATGTACTCGATGTCGTGGAAATGGTCCTAGCGGGTAGCATCAACAAACAGATTGTACGACGAATTCAGAATGTAGGCGGTCGTGCAATCGGGCTTTCGGGAGTGGATGGTTCACTAATACAGGCGAAGCCAGTAGTGAATAGTGTAGAAGTTGGCTTTGTTGGCGATGTCACGTATGTAGAGTCTAGTATCATTGAAGGTGTACTGAACATGGGCTATATACCTGTGATTGCACCGATTGGTATTGATGATTCAGGACAACGATACAACATTAATGCAGATACAGCTGCTGGCGCTGTAGCTTCTTACTTGGGTGTGAATCGGATGATCGTCGTAACGGATGTGCCTGGCATTATGAAGACTGTCAATGACGAGAAGGTTGTGCTTGAGTCGATCACCGTACAGGAGATTGAAGAAATGATTGCTACAGGTGAAATCTACGGCGGAATGATCCCGAAAGTACGTGCAGCTATGAGCTGTATCCATGGGAATGTACAAGAAGTGGTCATTGTTGACGGAAGCGTACCGCAAGTCCTTAGTCGCGTTATGCAAGGAGATACACTAGGAACTCGGATTGTTCAAGAGATGTAA
- the argJ gene encoding bifunctional glutamate N-acetyltransferase/amino-acid acetyltransferase ArgJ → MDKKNFTIIEGGSIITPLGFRSGGVHCGLKKTERHDLGVIVCEVEATAAAVYTTSAFQAAPLKVTRESLVDGKLRAIVVNSGNANACTGQQGEADAYAMRAAAAHSLGLAEQDVAVASTGVIGELLKMDCINAGIEAMPPRLSATESGADDFSQSILTTDLVKKEACVSVVVDGKPITISGAAKGSGMIHPNMATMLAFMTTDAKIDQVSLQQLMRQATDLTFNMITVDGDTSTNDMLLTMASGLAGNETLHADHADWEAFAKAFTYVCQSLAKAIARDGEGATKLVEVLVTGAVSEASARAIAKTVVGSSLVKSAVFGADANWGRIIAAVGRAGEPVNPDHVDIRLGDITMLKESRPIAFDENEALIYLKGDTVRIFVDLHNGEGQATAWGCDLTYDYVRINAAYRT, encoded by the coding sequence ATGGACAAGAAAAATTTTACCATCATTGAAGGTGGATCTATTATAACACCGCTAGGTTTCCGCTCAGGTGGAGTGCACTGTGGATTGAAAAAAACAGAGCGCCATGATCTCGGTGTGATTGTGTGTGAGGTAGAAGCAACAGCTGCTGCCGTATATACGACAAGTGCATTTCAAGCGGCACCTTTGAAGGTGACACGTGAGAGTCTGGTAGACGGCAAGCTGCGAGCTATTGTCGTGAATAGTGGTAACGCTAACGCCTGTACAGGGCAGCAAGGTGAAGCTGATGCCTATGCTATGCGAGCGGCAGCAGCTCACTCCCTTGGATTGGCGGAGCAAGATGTGGCTGTTGCGTCTACAGGCGTGATCGGCGAGTTGCTCAAGATGGACTGCATAAATGCAGGGATCGAGGCAATGCCACCAAGACTTAGTGCAACAGAAAGCGGTGCGGATGATTTCTCTCAATCCATTCTGACTACGGATTTAGTGAAGAAGGAAGCTTGTGTATCTGTAGTAGTTGATGGTAAACCAATTACGATTTCCGGAGCGGCAAAGGGGTCAGGGATGATCCATCCGAATATGGCTACCATGCTTGCCTTCATGACGACGGATGCTAAGATCGATCAGGTTTCATTACAACAATTAATGCGCCAAGCGACAGACTTGACCTTCAATATGATTACAGTAGATGGGGATACGAGCACGAATGACATGCTACTTACGATGGCGAGTGGTCTAGCGGGTAATGAGACGCTGCATGCTGATCATGCGGATTGGGAAGCTTTTGCCAAGGCTTTTACTTATGTATGTCAGAGTCTAGCTAAAGCGATTGCCCGGGATGGCGAAGGAGCTACGAAGTTAGTTGAGGTACTCGTGACAGGAGCGGTTAGTGAAGCTTCCGCACGTGCTATAGCTAAGACGGTTGTAGGTTCAAGTCTAGTGAAATCTGCCGTATTCGGAGCAGATGCGAACTGGGGGCGAATTATTGCCGCTGTAGGGCGTGCTGGAGAACCGGTTAATCCAGACCATGTAGATATCCGATTAGGTGATATAACGATGCTGAAAGAATCACGTCCGATTGCTTTTGACGAGAATGAGGCTTTGATATATTTGAAAGGTGATACAGTACGAATATTCGTAGACCTTCATAACGGAGAAGGTCAAGCGACTGCATGGGGTTGTGATTTAACATATGACTATGTACGGATTAATGCCGCATACCGGACGTAA
- the argC gene encoding N-acetyl-gamma-glutamyl-phosphate reductase has product MAVDSKVRVAIVGSTGYGGVELIRLLQGHPNVVITSVISSSHAGAPASDGFPHLTGIIVQNLDGVDVQNMALKADVVFMATPAGVSTALVPQLLEAGLKVIDLSGDFRLKDGATYEEWYNRPAADAELLQKAVYGLSEVYGEQVVGEDLISNPGCYPTATLLGLIPAISAGWIDPSSIIIDAKSGVSGAGRGTSLMVHYAEINENLKAYKLNKHQHIPEIEQVLSQVAGEKITVTFSTHLTPMTRGIMSTMYANIVGDHTEDDFIALYRQYYEGRSFVRVRDQGIYPATKEVSGSNYCDIGFATDARTGRVTIVSVIDNVVKGAAGQAIQNLNLMMEWEENLGLSYTPVYP; this is encoded by the coding sequence ATGGCAGTAGATTCAAAGGTACGGGTGGCAATCGTAGGTTCTACAGGATATGGAGGCGTCGAGTTAATTCGTTTGCTTCAGGGTCATCCTAATGTGGTTATTACCTCTGTTATTTCGTCTTCTCACGCAGGGGCACCCGCATCGGATGGGTTCCCTCATCTCACGGGTATTATTGTACAGAATTTGGACGGTGTAGATGTACAGAATATGGCCCTTAAAGCTGACGTAGTGTTTATGGCCACACCTGCAGGGGTGAGCACAGCATTAGTTCCGCAATTACTTGAGGCAGGGCTAAAGGTGATTGATCTATCTGGTGATTTCAGATTGAAGGATGGGGCTACGTACGAAGAATGGTATAACCGACCTGCAGCAGATGCAGAGTTGCTCCAGAAGGCTGTATATGGTTTAAGTGAAGTGTATGGAGAACAAGTCGTAGGTGAAGATCTAATTTCGAATCCGGGTTGTTATCCAACGGCAACTTTGCTCGGACTTATTCCAGCAATATCAGCTGGGTGGATTGATCCTTCCAGTATTATTATAGATGCTAAATCAGGTGTGTCAGGAGCAGGCCGAGGTACGAGTCTGATGGTCCATTATGCAGAGATTAATGAAAATCTCAAAGCATATAAATTAAATAAACATCAGCATATTCCTGAAATTGAACAGGTATTGAGCCAAGTGGCAGGGGAGAAGATCACAGTAACCTTCTCAACACATTTGACACCTATGACGCGAGGAATTATGAGTACGATGTACGCCAACATAGTGGGCGATCATACAGAGGATGATTTCATTGCTTTGTATCGCCAGTATTATGAGGGACGTTCTTTCGTACGTGTACGGGATCAGGGGATTTATCCAGCAACGAAAGAAGTGTCTGGCTCTAACTATTGTGATATCGGATTCGCAACAGATGCAAGGACAGGAAGAGTTACCATCGTCTCTGTTATTGATAATGTAGTCAAGGGTGCTGCTGGCCAAGCGATACAGAATTTGAATCTTATGATGGAATGGGAGGAGAATCTCGGCTTGAGTTACACACCAGTGTACCCATAA
- a CDS encoding YitT family protein gives MAAQTARNRRSKTVLPLKGPARHVWDTLCIIIGSFIIAVGFNLFFLPNGIASGGISGLSILIEALFKEVWPGLEPAYIQWSFNIPLVIMGFLMLGKNYGIRSLLGSIILPLFVLLTKDWPIPTANPLLASIYGGIAIGLGIGLVYRGRGSTGGLIILAQIIQKITGLSFSLCVVILDGSVIAMAALVMSMEQALYALVGLYVTGKVIETVELGFNYTKVAYIISDHIEPISQTILKDLDRGLTKLNAQGGYTGDDRTVLMVVVGQNEVTRLKTLVQSVDPGAFVIISNAHEVLGEGFTRQA, from the coding sequence ATGGCAGCACAAACAGCACGTAATCGGAGGTCAAAAACAGTTTTACCTTTAAAGGGACCTGCAAGGCACGTATGGGATACCCTGTGTATTATCATCGGTTCATTTATTATAGCCGTGGGGTTCAATTTGTTCTTTCTACCTAATGGTATAGCTTCAGGAGGAATATCAGGACTTTCTATTCTCATTGAAGCATTATTTAAAGAAGTATGGCCTGGATTGGAACCAGCCTACATACAATGGAGTTTTAATATTCCTCTAGTTATTATGGGATTTCTAATGCTTGGCAAAAATTACGGTATTCGTTCCTTGCTAGGAAGCATTATTCTACCGTTATTTGTCCTGCTGACGAAGGACTGGCCGATTCCTACGGCTAATCCCTTACTTGCTTCTATTTATGGTGGAATTGCTATAGGGCTTGGAATCGGACTTGTGTACCGTGGCAGGGGTTCTACAGGTGGACTAATTATTCTGGCACAAATCATTCAGAAAATTACGGGTCTGAGTTTCTCACTATGTGTCGTTATTCTAGATGGATCCGTTATAGCTATGGCTGCATTAGTAATGTCGATGGAGCAGGCTTTGTACGCTCTGGTAGGTCTATATGTGACAGGGAAAGTGATTGAAACGGTGGAACTTGGATTCAATTATACGAAGGTCGCTTACATCATCTCAGATCATATAGAGCCCATTAGTCAGACTATTCTAAAAGATTTAGATAGAGGACTTACGAAGCTTAATGCACAGGGAGGTTACACGGGTGATGACCGCACAGTTCTGATGGTCGTTGTTGGACAGAATGAGGTCACGAGATTGAAGACGCTGGTTCAATCTGTGGACCCGGGGGCTTTTGTCATTATTAGCAATGCACATGAGGTACTTGGTGAAGGGTTTACCCGACAGGCGTAA
- the prfB gene encoding peptide chain release factor 2 (programmed frameshift), whose translation MIDASIKHDLREISSKLTNLRGSLDLDLKQEMILNFEEKMGAPDFWDNTEKAQSLIAELNAVKSSIDEYEKLQLEYDDVAMMVELADEEEDESLVDEIVQTVKLIMKRLNDFELGLLLSGPYDKSNAILELHPGAGGTESQDWGEMLLRMYTRWAEKNGFKVETMDYLAGDEAGIKSVTLLIKGFNAYGYLKAEKGVHRLVRISPFDSSGRRHTSFVSCDVVPEITEDAEVDIRTEDLKIDTYRATGAGGQHINTTDSAVRITHIPSGVVVTSQAERSQIKNRNWAMTALRSKLVERKLEEQAKELAEIRGEQSDIAWGSQIRSYVFHPYSMVKDHRTSVETGNIGAVMDGDLNAFIDGYLRSQLKVESE comes from the exons ATGATCGATGCAAGTATAAAGCATGACCTACGTGAGATTAGTAGTAAATTAACCAACCTTAGGGGGTCTCTT GACTTAGATCTGAAGCAGGAAATGATCTTGAACTTTGAAGAGAAAATGGGAGCGCCTGATTTCTGGGATAATACGGAGAAGGCACAAAGTCTTATTGCAGAACTGAACGCTGTCAAATCTTCCATCGATGAGTATGAGAAGCTGCAACTGGAATATGACGATGTAGCGATGATGGTTGAATTGGCTGACGAAGAGGAAGATGAGTCACTCGTCGATGAGATTGTTCAGACCGTTAAGTTGATTATGAAGAGGCTCAATGATTTCGAACTTGGGTTATTGTTAAGTGGTCCTTATGATAAGTCTAATGCGATTCTCGAACTTCATCCGGGGGCTGGGGGTACGGAGTCCCAGGATTGGGGAGAAATGCTACTCAGAATGTATACACGTTGGGCAGAGAAGAATGGCTTCAAGGTGGAGACGATGGATTATCTTGCAGGTGATGAGGCTGGAATTAAGAGTGTAACCTTACTGATCAAGGGGTTTAACGCTTACGGCTACCTCAAGGCAGAGAAGGGTGTGCATCGTTTAGTACGGATCTCCCCGTTTGATTCATCAGGGCGACGTCATACCTCATTTGTCTCCTGCGATGTGGTACCAGAGATTACGGAAGACGCTGAGGTAGATATTCGTACAGAGGACTTGAAGATTGATACTTACCGTGCAACAGGAGCTGGGGGACAGCATATCAATACAACGGATTCAGCGGTACGGATCACACATATTCCATCAGGAGTTGTCGTGACAAGTCAGGCTGAACGTTCTCAGATTAAGAATAGAAACTGGGCGATGACAGCTCTTCGTTCTAAGCTTGTAGAGCGTAAGTTAGAAGAGCAAGCCAAAGAGTTAGCAGAAATTCGTGGTGAACAATCTGACATTGCATGGGGTAGCCAGATTCGTTCTTATGTGTTCCATCCCTATAGTATGGTAAAGGATCACCGTACATCAGTGGAAACAGGTAATATTGGAGCAGTGATGGACGGGGACTTGAATGCTTTTATCGATGGGTATTTGCGTAGCCAGCTTAAAGTGGAAAGTGAATAA
- the secA gene encoding preprotein translocase subunit SecA — translation MLGLVKKIFGDVNERDVKRLMKTVDVINQMEPEFVKLSDEQLKAKTDEFRGRLEKGETAEDILPEAFATVREASKRTLGMRHFNVQLVGGIALHEGRIAEMKTGEGKTLVGTLPVYLNALLGQGVHVVTVNDYLAQRDSELMGTIYEYLGLSVGVNLNGMDHADKQTAYACDITYGTNNEFGFDYLRDNMVLYKEQMVQRPLYFCIIDEVDSILVDEARTPLIISGQAQKSTELYYAADRFVKRLEAEEDYNVDIKVKSVALTEKGVTKAERAFGIENLYDHENVTLNHHIVQALKANVIMRLDVDYVVAEEEVMIVDEFTGRLMAGRRYSDGLHQAIEAKEGIEVQNESMTLATITFQNYFRMYRKLAGMTGTAKTEEEEFKKIYGLEVLQVPTNKVNQRNDMPDVVYKSEKGKFTAVVEEIVVRHKKNQPVLVGTISIENSELVSEMLKRKGVKHQVLNAKYHAEEAEIISGAGQPGAVTIATNMAGRGTDILLGEGVLEVGGLHIMGTERHESRRIDNQLRGRAGRQGDPGSTQFYLSLGDELMKRFGADNVLAMMDRLGFEEDQPIESKMISRAVESAQKRVEGNNFDVRKNVLQYDDVMNQQREIIYKQRREIMESEDIKDIVMEMIKPVIDRVVAAHCVDDIPENWELQEVADYVNSKLLDEDAVTRDNLWGKEPDEIVEYIFDRVVTKYNEREERIGSELVREFEKVIVLRSVDSKWMDHIDAMDQLRQGIHLRAYGGTDPLREYQFEGFEMFNEMTANIQEEVSTYVMKAQIEGNQERQPVIEENKISTNGEPAEKNPVHVGQQIGRNDPCPCGSGKKFKQCHGE, via the coding sequence ATGTTAGGACTTGTAAAGAAGATATTCGGAGATGTTAATGAACGTGATGTCAAACGTCTAATGAAGACGGTTGATGTCATTAACCAAATGGAACCGGAGTTTGTGAAACTCTCGGATGAGCAATTGAAAGCGAAGACGGATGAATTCCGTGGTCGGCTGGAGAAGGGTGAGACAGCCGAGGATATTTTACCTGAAGCGTTTGCTACGGTACGTGAGGCGTCCAAACGTACATTGGGTATGCGTCATTTTAATGTTCAATTAGTTGGAGGGATAGCACTTCATGAAGGCAGAATTGCTGAGATGAAGACAGGTGAAGGTAAGACCCTTGTAGGTACGCTACCTGTATATCTGAACGCACTTCTAGGACAAGGTGTGCATGTCGTGACAGTCAACGACTATCTAGCACAACGTGATAGCGAGTTAATGGGAACAATATACGAATACTTAGGTCTAAGCGTTGGGGTTAACCTGAACGGTATGGATCATGCGGATAAACAAACGGCATATGCCTGCGATATTACTTATGGTACGAACAATGAATTCGGCTTTGACTATTTGCGAGATAATATGGTCCTTTATAAAGAACAAATGGTACAGCGCCCTCTTTATTTCTGCATTATAGATGAAGTGGATTCTATTCTAGTTGATGAAGCGCGTACGCCGCTTATTATCTCTGGGCAGGCTCAGAAGTCTACTGAGTTGTATTATGCCGCAGATCGCTTCGTGAAGCGTCTAGAAGCAGAAGAAGATTACAATGTAGATATTAAAGTTAAATCGGTTGCTCTCACGGAGAAGGGTGTAACGAAAGCAGAACGTGCTTTTGGTATTGAGAACTTATATGATCATGAGAATGTGACGCTTAACCATCATATCGTACAAGCGCTGAAGGCAAATGTTATTATGCGTCTTGATGTAGATTACGTGGTAGCGGAAGAAGAAGTCATGATCGTAGATGAATTCACAGGTCGACTGATGGCAGGCCGTCGTTATAGTGATGGTCTACACCAAGCGATTGAGGCGAAGGAAGGCATTGAAGTTCAGAATGAGAGTATGACGCTCGCGACGATTACTTTCCAGAACTATTTCCGTATGTATCGGAAGCTGGCAGGGATGACAGGGACAGCGAAGACAGAGGAAGAAGAGTTCAAGAAAATTTATGGCTTGGAAGTTCTTCAAGTTCCTACGAATAAAGTGAACCAACGTAATGATATGCCTGATGTGGTCTACAAGAGTGAGAAGGGCAAGTTCACGGCTGTTGTTGAAGAAATCGTTGTACGCCACAAGAAGAATCAACCGGTATTGGTCGGTACGATATCGATTGAGAACTCTGAGCTAGTATCTGAAATGTTGAAACGCAAAGGCGTGAAGCATCAGGTGCTTAATGCGAAGTATCATGCTGAAGAAGCTGAGATTATCTCGGGTGCAGGTCAGCCAGGTGCAGTGACCATCGCTACGAATATGGCTGGACGTGGTACGGATATTCTACTTGGTGAGGGAGTCCTTGAAGTAGGAGGTCTTCATATCATGGGGACAGAACGTCATGAATCGCGGCGTATCGATAACCAGCTTCGTGGACGTGCAGGTCGTCAAGGTGACCCAGGCTCTACGCAATTCTATCTGTCTCTTGGTGATGAATTGATGAAGCGTTTCGGTGCAGATAATGTACTGGCTATGATGGATCGTCTTGGGTTCGAAGAAGATCAACCTATTGAGAGCAAGATGATTTCGCGTGCTGTAGAATCAGCTCAAAAACGTGTAGAAGGTAACAACTTCGATGTACGTAAGAATGTTCTACAGTATGATGACGTGATGAACCAACAGCGTGAAATTATTTATAAGCAACGTCGTGAGATTATGGAATCTGAGGATATCAAGGATATCGTCATGGAAATGATCAAGCCTGTTATTGATCGTGTCGTAGCCGCGCATTGCGTCGATGATATTCCAGAGAATTGGGAGCTTCAAGAAGTAGCTGATTATGTGAATAGTAAGCTGCTTGATGAAGATGCTGTGACGCGTGATAATCTATGGGGCAAGGAACCGGACGAGATTGTGGAGTATATCTTTGACCGTGTTGTAACGAAATATAATGAGCGTGAAGAGCGCATAGGTTCTGAACTTGTACGTGAGTTCGAGAAAGTTATCGTGCTTCGTTCTGTTGATAGTAAATGGATGGATCATATTGATGCGATGGATCAGCTTCGTCAAGGTATCCACTTACGTGCATATGGTGGTACAGATCCGTTACGTGAATATCAATTTGAAGGTTTCGAAATGTTTAACGAGATGACGGCTAACATTCAAGAGGAAGTGTCAACTTATGTAATGAAGGCACAGATTGAAGGCAATCAGGAGCGCCAACCTGTCATTGAGGAGAACAAAATATCTACGAATGGTGAACCTGCTGAGAAGAATCCAGTTCACGTTGGGCAACAGATTGGACGTAATGATCCGTGTCCTTGTGGTAGCGGTAAGAAGTTCAAACAATGTCATGGTGAATAA
- the hpf gene encoding ribosome hibernation-promoting factor, HPF/YfiA family, with the protein MNFNIRGQQIDVTEALREYADKKLSRLERYFDSPLTSEGLVTLGTIRGLHTVEVTIPLPGVMLRAEDRSEDMYASIDAVVDKLERQIRKHKTKLNRKFRQEGSLKTLFVEGSASNGGVATGEYEEDLELEVVRTKRFFLKPMDVEEAILQMNMIGHSFFVFSNIDSKEVNVVYKRDDGKYGLIEQD; encoded by the coding sequence ATGAATTTTAATATTCGAGGTCAACAGATTGATGTGACAGAAGCTTTGAGGGAATACGCGGATAAGAAACTCAGTCGACTTGAAAGGTATTTCGATTCACCCCTTACCTCAGAAGGATTAGTAACGTTAGGTACAATTCGAGGTTTGCACACGGTGGAGGTAACAATTCCATTGCCAGGCGTGATGCTTCGTGCAGAAGACCGCAGTGAAGATATGTATGCATCTATTGATGCTGTGGTGGACAAGTTGGAGCGCCAAATTCGTAAGCATAAGACAAAACTTAACCGTAAGTTTCGCCAAGAAGGTAGCTTGAAGACTTTGTTTGTTGAAGGTTCAGCTAGTAATGGTGGAGTAGCAACGGGTGAGTATGAAGAAGATCTTGAATTAGAAGTAGTACGTACGAAGCGTTTCTTCTTGAAGCCGATGGATGTGGAAGAAGCCATTCTACAAATGAATATGATTGGTCATAGTTTCTTCGTATTTTCTAATATTGATAGTAAAGAAGTAAATGTAGTCTATAAACGTGATGATGGTAAATATGGCCTAATTGAACAAGATTAA
- a CDS encoding cold shock domain-containing protein, giving the protein MQGKVKWFNAEKGYGFLETEDGGDVFVHFSAIQTDGFKSLDEGQAVEFDVVDGARGPQAANVVKL; this is encoded by the coding sequence ATGCAAGGTAAAGTGAAATGGTTCAACGCTGAAAAGGGTTATGGCTTCCTCGAAACGGAAGATGGAGGCGATGTGTTCGTACACTTCTCCGCAATTCAAACAGATGGTTTCAAGAGCTTAGATGAAGGTCAAGCCGTTGAGTTTGACGTCGTTGATGGCGCTCGTGGACCGCAAGCAGCTAACGTTGTGAAATTATAA